Proteins from one Leptonema illini DSM 21528 genomic window:
- a CDS encoding LPS-assembly protein LptD translates to MAFYSKSKEFGPLEPLFSAPARILKGLRSTLFLAVVAVFLFPDPVLTQPTLEDRSMPSPSLTADPLKNRSELEDAWLKAALSDVRSEEEESKVAIENAAEGQWMQGEEDGTGLLKLYGRIRIRLGQGILLADRVIIDTERKELYAEGNLIYVEGQARVTADRLIYDQRLGAGILYNGEGYRQPIYFTGKNIRGLGEGRFSISHAYFTTCAAKEPHYNFRARKAWIYSDGRIAAAGVVYSVGGVPVLPLPFYYASEWGTGVISQFGHGTLQGYFFQNTYQFAVPSAYLSSFLPMAYRIKADIYEKTGSHVGLEMYRFSPGLSYVLDFGMADFKRYEVVADPRTGRGISASNQILQDDGTYSQERHKWYKAFALIAYQNKNYKENSVQKLSIRYEDYRHRLFETEFGGRYQPDTTIPALYKKNEAGRGIPRNQTDWTMTYNDQRGDLNITVKASRNRLWIERPEFDESRYEPTQDIAPSVKIEKKIFLGKIADLFPVYWDHTLNSQFKKLYSNGDPYVEYNENEYKSGLRGHFSLYPYITYRPSAGFGVRKTNADPKNLSTTDEDVIKAAAERDSYQYWWQEHDLSFGPHELFLRAVYRKKDAFKEELKDATRSDYTGFNGRQRVNEVEASINASPLEDLNLQVLSVYDFRQYEYDVPAKERWSYPVFRADMLFNMLGLFRPGRENLLSRRRAHFLDLRVVNDYVYDPILKRDHSNLFGVIFQAGGFDLWLLDRLRYLELGYYWYHVYYDPSLDHMRFSSKLDVKITKWLFFEMELESRLTRPDRYDSRNYDADSMCKNDRCMPESLLPETERKTDFVRDFTNSLGVNGQRARETSAFNIGYFEGAFLIDAHDYEIRLGYALEQRSMLGGSNSVQVVNYYDNKIFASFTFLRFDVGGVSQRPSRFILNRQRVRPGDIGVQSIGP, encoded by the coding sequence ATGGCCTTCTATTCAAAAAGTAAAGAATTCGGGCCATTGGAGCCCCTTTTTTCTGCTCCGGCGCGTATTCTGAAGGGCCTTCGAAGCACGCTCTTTCTTGCCGTTGTTGCTGTCTTTCTTTTTCCCGATCCCGTTCTTACGCAGCCGACGCTTGAAGATCGCTCGATGCCAAGCCCGTCGCTGACGGCCGATCCGCTGAAGAACCGCTCTGAGCTTGAAGATGCCTGGTTGAAGGCCGCCCTCTCTGACGTGCGAAGCGAAGAAGAAGAAAGTAAGGTTGCTATCGAAAACGCCGCCGAGGGCCAGTGGATGCAGGGCGAAGAAGACGGCACCGGTCTTCTGAAACTGTACGGTCGCATTCGCATTCGTCTGGGGCAGGGCATCTTGCTCGCCGATCGAGTGATCATCGATACGGAGCGCAAGGAGCTCTATGCCGAAGGCAATCTGATCTATGTCGAAGGTCAGGCCCGCGTCACGGCCGATCGTCTGATTTATGATCAGCGCCTCGGAGCAGGCATCCTCTATAACGGTGAGGGCTACAGACAGCCGATCTATTTCACCGGGAAGAACATCCGCGGTCTTGGCGAAGGACGCTTCTCGATCAGTCACGCCTACTTTACGACGTGCGCGGCGAAAGAGCCGCATTATAACTTTCGCGCACGTAAGGCGTGGATCTATTCCGATGGAAGGATCGCTGCTGCCGGCGTCGTTTATTCGGTGGGCGGCGTTCCCGTTTTACCGCTTCCGTTTTATTATGCATCGGAATGGGGAACGGGCGTCATCTCGCAGTTCGGGCACGGTACGCTGCAGGGCTACTTCTTTCAGAATACATATCAGTTTGCCGTTCCTTCGGCCTATCTCTCTTCGTTCCTGCCGATGGCGTATCGTATCAAGGCCGACATCTACGAGAAAACCGGCAGCCATGTGGGCCTTGAGATGTACAGGTTCTCGCCGGGGCTCAGCTATGTTCTCGACTTCGGCATGGCCGATTTTAAACGCTATGAGGTAGTCGCCGATCCTCGAACGGGCAGAGGCATCAGCGCTTCGAATCAGATTCTTCAAGATGACGGAACCTACAGTCAGGAACGTCATAAATGGTACAAGGCCTTTGCTCTGATCGCATATCAGAATAAGAACTACAAAGAAAACAGCGTCCAGAAGCTTTCGATCCGTTACGAGGATTACAGGCATCGGCTTTTCGAAACTGAGTTCGGCGGACGTTATCAGCCTGATACGACCATCCCCGCTCTTTACAAAAAGAACGAAGCCGGGCGAGGAATTCCGCGCAATCAGACGGACTGGACGATGACGTATAACGATCAGCGCGGAGATCTTAATATTACAGTGAAGGCCTCTCGTAACAGGCTATGGATCGAGCGTCCAGAATTTGACGAATCGAGATATGAGCCGACGCAGGACATCGCTCCATCTGTAAAGATCGAGAAGAAGATCTTCCTCGGCAAGATCGCCGATCTCTTTCCCGTGTACTGGGATCATACGCTGAATTCGCAATTCAAGAAGCTTTATTCAAACGGCGATCCTTACGTCGAGTATAACGAAAACGAGTATAAATCCGGCCTGCGCGGGCATTTCTCGCTTTATCCTTACATCACCTACCGCCCCTCGGCCGGATTCGGCGTGCGTAAGACCAATGCCGACCCGAAGAACCTATCGACGACAGACGAAGACGTAATCAAGGCGGCGGCGGAGCGGGATTCCTATCAGTACTGGTGGCAGGAACATGATCTCTCGTTCGGCCCTCATGAACTTTTCTTGCGCGCCGTCTACCGCAAGAAAGACGCCTTCAAAGAAGAACTGAAAGATGCGACGCGAAGCGATTATACGGGCTTTAACGGCCGACAGCGCGTCAACGAGGTTGAGGCTTCGATTAACGCCAGCCCGCTTGAGGATCTGAATCTGCAGGTGCTATCCGTTTACGACTTCCGGCAATACGAGTACGACGTTCCAGCGAAAGAGCGATGGAGTTATCCGGTTTTTCGCGCCGATATGCTTTTTAACATGCTCGGCCTGTTTCGTCCGGGGCGTGAGAACCTGCTCAGCCGGCGCCGGGCGCATTTCCTTGATCTCAGAGTCGTGAACGACTATGTTTATGATCCGATATTGAAGCGCGATCATTCGAATCTGTTCGGCGTTATCTTTCAGGCCGGCGGTTTCGATCTGTGGCTGCTTGATCGCCTGCGTTATCTTGAGCTCGGTTATTACTGGTATCATGTTTATTATGATCCGTCGCTCGATCATATGCGCTTCAGCTCGAAGCTCGACGTGAAGATCACAAAGTGGCTTTTCTTCGAGATGGAGCTTGAATCACGACTGACTCGTCCCGATCGCTACGATTCGCGTAATTATGACGCTGATTCGATGTGCAAGAACGATCGTTGCATGCCCGAGTCGCTCCTGCCCGAAACCGAACGCAAAACGGATTTTGTGCGCGATTTCACGAATTCGCTGGGCGTGAACGGACAGCGGGCCCGCGAAACGTCGGCGTTCAATATCGGGTACTTTGAGGGCGCCTTCTTGATCGATGCACACGACTATGAGATCCGTCTCGGTTATGCGCTTGAACAGAGGAGTATGCTCGGCGGCTCAAACTCCGTTCAGGTCGTGAACTATTACGATAATAAGATCTTCGCCAGCTTCACCTTCCTGAGATTTGATGTCGGCGGAGTCTCGCAGAGGCCCAGCCGCTTTATCCTGAACCGGCAGCGCGTGCGACCCGGAGATATAGGTGTGCAATCCATCGGGCCATAG
- a CDS encoding radical SAM protein encodes MILILDFYVDEPACFGVPPYLSPYCRYAAGALVAGGIPAEQIAYMTVDQWRAAGKTLPDEYELVLLISGTTVPGRYLGGKIGTVAEVLEFLDLQARHDPHSTTLIGGPIRYASPEIQKSMREKGGWLIRGDLEYYAERLAAHPEGIKKGVHAIFENARHPVFPAKRSYEDVDRYAPRGAFLSALHPNNPYLILELETYRGCTREVFCSFCTEAFYGKPVFRQPLGIFDEVAELSRMGNRYFRIGRQADLMTYLPDMGDFKNSFPRPVPESLELLYTGIRKAAPDLKLLHLDNINPGLISTFPEESRRIIEIICRYNTPGDTAAMGLESADPDVIAANDLKCSPEEAMRAIEIVNEYGAARTDGLPRLLPGLNLIQGLAEETERTFEKNYLFLKRVLDSGMLLRRINIRQAMPYKNTKLERGRRQQKLRGRNKLEQRFIYYRDRIRKEIDHAFLKKNFPAGTILREVIIEEQNPGYMLGRPLGSYPVTVKIPLDDALAEQARKERRPLDVVITGWEERSLRALHHPIDLRRLGLKAIETVPGLSRRQAGELFIRLGKGEVGDEELLRITETLRDLRFDSASLPGP; translated from the coding sequence ATGATACTGATCCTTGATTTTTATGTGGATGAACCTGCCTGTTTCGGTGTTCCTCCTTATCTCTCTCCGTACTGCCGCTACGCAGCAGGCGCCCTTGTTGCCGGCGGTATTCCCGCCGAACAGATCGCTTATATGACCGTCGACCAGTGGCGCGCCGCCGGCAAGACGTTGCCCGACGAGTACGAGCTTGTGCTTCTGATATCGGGCACCACCGTTCCGGGCCGCTACCTGGGCGGCAAGATCGGCACCGTCGCCGAAGTGCTGGAGTTTCTCGACCTGCAGGCCCGTCATGATCCGCATAGCACGACGCTGATCGGCGGCCCCATTCGCTACGCCTCTCCTGAGATTCAGAAGTCCATGCGCGAAAAAGGCGGATGGCTCATTCGCGGAGACCTTGAGTATTACGCCGAACGGCTGGCGGCGCATCCAGAAGGCATCAAGAAGGGTGTGCACGCCATTTTTGAAAACGCACGCCATCCGGTCTTTCCTGCGAAGCGCAGCTACGAAGACGTCGACCGTTACGCCCCGCGCGGCGCCTTTCTTTCGGCGCTGCATCCGAACAACCCGTATCTTATACTCGAACTCGAAACCTACCGGGGATGCACGCGCGAGGTCTTCTGCTCGTTCTGCACCGAAGCCTTTTACGGCAAACCCGTCTTCAGACAGCCTCTGGGCATCTTTGACGAGGTGGCCGAGCTTTCGCGCATGGGCAATCGTTACTTCCGTATCGGACGTCAGGCCGATCTGATGACGTATCTGCCCGATATGGGCGATTTCAAGAACTCCTTTCCGCGCCCCGTCCCCGAAAGCCTTGAGCTGCTGTATACGGGCATAAGAAAGGCGGCGCCCGATCTGAAGTTGCTGCATCTCGACAATATCAATCCCGGATTGATCTCCACCTTTCCCGAAGAATCGCGTCGCATCATCGAGATCATCTGTCGTTATAACACGCCGGGCGACACGGCGGCGATGGGTCTTGAATCGGCCGACCCCGACGTCATTGCGGCTAACGATCTGAAATGTTCGCCCGAAGAGGCCATGCGAGCCATCGAGATCGTCAACGAATACGGAGCGGCGCGAACCGACGGGCTTCCGCGTCTTCTTCCTGGCCTGAATCTGATTCAGGGGCTTGCAGAAGAGACCGAGCGTACTTTCGAGAAGAACTATCTCTTTTTAAAGAGAGTGCTTGATAGCGGGATGCTACTGCGTCGCATCAATATACGCCAGGCGATGCCGTATAAAAACACGAAGCTCGAACGCGGCCGGCGTCAGCAGAAGCTCAGAGGTCGAAACAAACTCGAGCAGCGTTTCATCTATTACCGCGACCGCATCAGAAAAGAGATCGATCATGCCTTCTTGAAGAAGAACTTTCCCGCCGGAACGATTCTTCGTGAGGTGATCATTGAAGAGCAGAATCCAGGTTACATGCTCGGACGACCTCTCGGTTCGTATCCGGTCACGGTAAAGATTCCGCTTGACGACGCCCTGGCCGAGCAGGCGCGCAAAGAGCGTCGTCCGTTAGACGTCGTCATTACAGGGTGGGAAGAACGATCCCTGCGAGCGCTGCATCATCCGATCGATCTGCGCCGCCTCGGGCTGAAGGCCATTGAAACCGTTCCCGGCCTCAGCCGCAGACAGGCAGGGGAGCTTTTCATACGACTCGGCAAAGGCGAAGTCGGCGACGAAGAGCTGCTTCGTATTACAGAGACGTTGCGCGATCTCCGATTTGATTCGGCTTCTTTACCGGGCCCATAG